A window from Leptospira meyeri encodes these proteins:
- a CDS encoding ATP-binding protein: MIPKRAEVGSLLYEWNGTKEIQVEVGIRRGLPHFQILGSATLSTKESKDRIRLALEATGYQFPLETIIINLKPAHIPKRMVCLDLAISVGILLATDQIQIPEGQVLFLGGLGLDGSILGGKELLPYLWQNQSPKGASLCLPRSLEKETLPEGQYYFLEHLDDLRKLKLSLPDTRDLPSPPSEPLTWNEVLLDPYQMKVFQGLLYSILGKHHSLLLGSPGSGKTMLHRMLESLLPSKETRDQKNQGIWTLEGEFEIPSNKRPFRSPHHSATEVGLVGGGLPFQPGEISKAFGGILYLDEALEFKDRILESLRMPMEDSYLEIVRMNEKTKLNTDFTLMLSANPCPCGNYHSRQTCHCSLQRIRLYLQKISGAFLDRITIFQTLFETTNDRCIKLEEFKMRQILLERFEFRKTNLITEEEENKIQKILDTENQTKQLSLRKKKQIISLARTIADWNLSSRTKEVHIWEAVDYCIGYQWIYSLG, from the coding sequence GTGATCCCCAAACGCGCAGAAGTTGGTAGCCTGTTATACGAATGGAATGGGACAAAAGAAATCCAAGTAGAGGTAGGAATCCGGCGAGGACTTCCTCATTTCCAAATCTTGGGTTCTGCCACCCTATCCACCAAAGAATCTAAAGATCGTATCCGCTTGGCTCTGGAGGCTACCGGATACCAGTTCCCACTCGAAACCATCATCATCAATTTAAAACCTGCTCATATCCCCAAAAGGATGGTTTGTTTAGACCTGGCCATTTCTGTTGGAATCCTCCTAGCAACAGACCAAATCCAAATTCCCGAAGGGCAGGTTCTATTTTTAGGCGGGTTGGGACTGGACGGTTCGATTCTCGGAGGAAAGGAGCTTTTGCCCTACCTTTGGCAAAACCAGAGCCCAAAGGGTGCTAGCCTCTGCCTCCCTCGTTCTTTAGAAAAAGAGACCCTACCCGAAGGGCAGTATTACTTCCTCGAACACCTGGATGATCTTCGCAAACTAAAACTCTCTTTACCCGACACGAGGGATCTTCCCTCTCCTCCTTCAGAGCCTCTCACTTGGAATGAAGTACTTTTAGATCCTTACCAAATGAAAGTCTTCCAAGGGCTTTTGTATTCTATCCTTGGAAAACACCATAGCCTTCTTTTGGGTAGCCCAGGTTCCGGAAAAACAATGCTCCATAGAATGTTGGAGTCCCTATTGCCTTCTAAAGAAACAAGAGACCAAAAGAACCAAGGGATTTGGACTTTAGAAGGAGAATTTGAAATTCCTTCTAACAAACGTCCTTTTCGTTCTCCTCACCATTCCGCAACAGAAGTGGGGCTCGTGGGAGGTGGACTTCCTTTCCAACCAGGTGAAATCTCAAAAGCATTCGGAGGGATTCTATACTTAGATGAAGCATTGGAATTCAAAGACAGGATTTTAGAAAGCCTCAGAATGCCCATGGAAGATTCCTATTTGGAAATTGTTAGGATGAACGAAAAAACGAAACTTAATACTGATTTTACTCTGATGTTATCAGCAAACCCCTGCCCTTGTGGAAACTATCACAGTAGGCAGACTTGTCATTGTTCGCTACAAAGGATTCGTTTGTATTTACAAAAAATCAGCGGTGCTTTTTTAGACAGAATCACCATCTTTCAAACGTTATTCGAAACAACAAATGATCGATGTATCAAATTAGAAGAATTTAAAATGAGACAAATTCTATTAGAAAGATTTGAATTTCGAAAGACAAATCTCATTACAGAAGAAGAAGAGAATAAAATTCAAAAAATTTTGGATACAGAAAACCAAACCAAACAACTGTCCTTACGAAAGAAAAAACAAATCATTTCTTTAGCAAGAACCATTGCGGATTGGAATCTATCCTCCCGAACCAAGGAAGTACATATTTGGGAGGCCGTGGATTATTGTATCGGATACCAATGGATTTATAGTTTGGGCTAA
- the rpe gene encoding ribulose-phosphate 3-epimerase, with translation MKISASILAAKLTGLSQELPTYKKENIDLIHIDVMDGNFVPQISFGEAFTKEVKSHTDIPLDVHLMVSNPELHATKYFDLNPYCITFHIETTNFSVRLAEEIRKAGIKVGVSLNPQTPPESISQILPYLDLVLLMTVDPGFYGQSFVKSGFEKIAAVRKLTKPYNIELEVDGGVNESNMEELAKLGVDITVVGSGLYKTGDPNAQGKKLKDLAASARTRS, from the coding sequence ATGAAAATTTCTGCATCCATCCTCGCAGCAAAACTTACGGGACTCTCACAGGAGCTTCCCACTTACAAAAAAGAAAATATCGACCTCATCCATATCGATGTAATGGATGGAAACTTTGTCCCACAAATTTCTTTCGGAGAGGCTTTTACTAAGGAAGTCAAATCCCATACGGATATTCCTCTCGATGTACACCTTATGGTGAGTAATCCAGAACTTCACGCTACCAAATACTTTGACCTCAATCCTTATTGTATTACTTTCCATATTGAAACTACGAATTTCTCGGTAAGACTTGCGGAAGAGATCCGAAAGGCCGGAATCAAAGTGGGAGTTTCTCTCAATCCCCAAACTCCGCCTGAATCCATCTCCCAAATCCTTCCGTATTTGGATCTTGTGCTCCTTATGACTGTGGATCCTGGATTTTATGGGCAATCCTTTGTGAAATCGGGATTCGAAAAAATTGCTGCCGTTCGGAAACTTACCAAACCTTACAATATTGAATTGGAAGTGGACGGGGGTGTGAACGAATCAAATATGGAGGAGCTTGCAAAACTTGGTGTGGATATCACGGTTGTGGGTTCTGGACTCTATAAAACAGGGGATCCAAATGCACAGGGCAAAAAATTAAAGGATCTCGCTGCAAGTGCTCGAACTCGCTCTTGA
- the rimM gene encoding ribosome maturation factor RimM (Essential for efficient processing of 16S rRNA), giving the protein MSTKPSLVKVGVIGSSHGIKGFIKVFTEGDTLSSAKPPLTCTVEDPRGNQSTIQIDEIRPNGNHFLLKLKGFETPETVIKYRGFSLLWKRDELPKPNSDEIYTEDLVGLLAISKETNTSLEYVITQVIDNPAHPILELKPKNGEGETVLIPFLHQFVGDWNLESKTLEIIGWEQWFEV; this is encoded by the coding sequence TTGTCGACTAAACCAAGTTTAGTGAAAGTGGGGGTCATCGGATCCTCACATGGAATCAAAGGGTTCATCAAAGTATTCACAGAAGGTGACACCCTAAGTTCTGCAAAACCACCGCTTACCTGCACTGTTGAAGACCCTCGTGGGAACCAGTCCACGATCCAAATCGATGAGATTCGGCCCAACGGAAACCATTTCCTTTTAAAACTAAAAGGTTTTGAAACACCAGAAACCGTGATCAAATACCGTGGATTTTCTTTGCTCTGGAAAAGGGACGAACTACCCAAACCAAACTCGGATGAAATTTACACAGAAGATTTAGTGGGACTCCTTGCCATCTCTAAAGAAACCAATACATCTCTGGAATACGTCATCACACAGGTGATTGATAACCCCGCTCATCCCATTTTGGAACTAAAACCAAAAAACGGCGAAGGAGAAACTGTCCTCATTCCTTTCCTCCATCAGTTTGTGGGAGATTGGAACTTAGAATCCAAAACGTTAGAAATCATAGGCTGGGAGCAGTGGTTTGAAGTTTAA
- a CDS encoding KH domain-containing protein: protein MESLVRYIVTSLVDQPEQVAVNQVPGEEETVIELRVAAKDLGKVIGKNGRIAKSLRTVLQAAGTKQGKNYTLEIVD from the coding sequence ATGGAATCCTTAGTTCGTTATATCGTTACATCTCTCGTTGACCAACCAGAACAAGTGGCTGTCAACCAAGTCCCCGGAGAGGAAGAAACAGTGATCGAACTTCGGGTAGCAGCAAAAGACCTAGGTAAGGTGATCGGGAAAAACGGAAGGATTGCAAAATCTTTACGAACTGTATTACAAGCAGCCGGAACCAAACAAGGCAAAAACTATACTTTAGAAATTGTCGACTAA
- a CDS encoding ribonuclease HII, with the protein MGCVSFDLQTLEKIQNGEILKGLRDSKKIPEPKRLELRTEILKYVYYFRVTFVSAKFIDQFNINQAIFYGMNRCLPTQFSPLASKTKENENSNATTSFGKEKESLVVNQLLGARPFLLADGNYKLKITKPIEGYFSLPKGDDLIPSISAASILAKTYRDEYMEKMDLKYPGYGFAKHKGYGTEEHRDALMKLGISPIHRLSFCKFLRKEGSEPTLF; encoded by the coding sequence GTGGGTTGTGTTTCCTTTGACCTCCAAACCTTAGAAAAAATCCAAAACGGTGAAATCCTAAAAGGGCTTCGCGATTCCAAAAAAATTCCTGAACCCAAACGACTGGAATTACGCACTGAAATTCTAAAGTATGTTTATTATTTTCGTGTGACTTTTGTTAGCGCAAAATTCATTGACCAGTTTAATATCAATCAGGCCATTTTTTATGGTATGAACCGGTGTTTGCCGACTCAATTCTCACCACTTGCATCCAAGACAAAGGAGAATGAAAATTCGAATGCGACCACTTCTTTTGGCAAAGAAAAGGAAAGTCTAGTCGTAAACCAATTGTTAGGTGCTAGGCCATTTCTTCTCGCTGATGGAAATTATAAACTAAAGATCACAAAACCCATTGAAGGATATTTTTCTCTTCCCAAAGGAGATGACTTGATTCCTTCCATTTCAGCCGCTTCTATCCTTGCGAAAACATACCGAGACGAATATATGGAAAAAATGGATTTAAAATATCCGGGGTATGGGTTTGCTAAACACAAAGGGTATGGAACCGAAGAACATAGAGATGCCCTTATGAAACTTGGAATTTCTCCCATCCATCGGTTGAGTTTTTGTAAATTTCTCCGAAAGGAAGGGAGTGAGCCCACTCTTTTCTAA
- the fmt gene encoding methionyl-tRNA formyltransferase, with translation MKLSIGYFGSPEHSKELLSILIDAGVTVDFVVTNIDKPVGRKQIITPTPVKELAIANGIPVIQSPKLRTDEEAQKQILSYGSPVHIVYAYGSIVPENVFQDPKFGSINLHGSLLPKYRGASPVQSFLLSGEESSGFTIQFLAKEVDSGDIISQKSWKVESNETTASLLQSITKEGGAELIRLLRELESKGSPWVAKPQNAAEATHCKKITASDRPITWSEPAKNIHNRIRALYPDPLAVTEFRGKKLILITSFLLEEDEEPVPIPPGLSPGSFFLYQKKRLFCLCGDGNLLGIDTLQPEGKKPMKGFEFFNGARVLAGESFT, from the coding sequence ATGAAACTTTCAATTGGATACTTTGGATCCCCTGAACATTCCAAGGAATTACTTTCTATCTTAATCGATGCTGGAGTCACAGTCGATTTTGTTGTGACCAATATCGACAAACCTGTCGGTAGAAAACAAATCATCACACCAACTCCCGTAAAGGAACTTGCAATCGCAAATGGCATCCCTGTCATCCAATCACCGAAACTCCGAACTGATGAAGAAGCCCAAAAACAAATTTTATCTTACGGTTCTCCTGTTCATATTGTTTATGCTTATGGATCGATTGTTCCCGAAAATGTGTTCCAAGATCCGAAATTCGGAAGTATCAATCTACATGGAAGTTTGCTCCCGAAATACCGCGGTGCTTCACCGGTTCAAAGTTTTCTTTTGAGTGGAGAGGAGAGTTCTGGATTTACGATTCAATTTTTAGCAAAGGAAGTAGACTCAGGGGATATCATTTCTCAAAAATCTTGGAAGGTGGAAAGTAATGAAACCACAGCCTCTCTTTTGCAGTCGATTACAAAGGAAGGGGGAGCTGAACTCATTCGGCTTTTGCGAGAATTAGAATCTAAAGGATCCCCTTGGGTAGCAAAACCGCAAAATGCAGCCGAAGCGACCCACTGTAAAAAAATCACTGCGAGTGACCGCCCCATAACGTGGTCGGAACCGGCAAAAAACATCCACAACCGAATCCGAGCTCTGTATCCAGATCCTTTGGCTGTGACCGAATTTCGGGGGAAAAAACTGATTCTCATTACCTCCTTTCTCCTAGAAGAGGATGAAGAACCGGTTCCAATTCCACCGGGCCTCAGTCCTGGTTCCTTTTTCCTATACCAGAAAAAAAGGCTTTTCTGTCTCTGTGGAGACGGAAACCTGCTTGGTATAGATACCTTACAACCCGAAGGGAAAAAACCCATGAAAGGATTTGAGTTTTTTAATGGGGCGCGGGTTTTAGCCGGAGAATCATTTACGTGA
- a CDS encoding type II secretion system-associated lipoprotein, with product MRVVPFVLLLVFSHCSQRLIKKERLREINEYYDGKTYALQEEIKFSQTEVWKKGTLVKIYIESTPSLLKLKVYPVAESRESSLGKLAAYIINDDIKKKQYDLEDVEEWVSKKFTLVEPSVKKTKK from the coding sequence ATTCGTGTAGTTCCCTTCGTTCTTCTCCTTGTGTTCAGTCATTGTTCTCAAAGGTTGATTAAAAAAGAAAGATTAAGGGAAATCAATGAGTACTATGATGGGAAAACATATGCCTTACAAGAGGAGATTAAATTCTCCCAAACGGAAGTTTGGAAGAAAGGGACTCTTGTTAAGATTTATATCGAATCCACACCTTCACTTTTGAAATTAAAGGTGTATCCCGTAGCGGAGTCTAGAGAGTCTTCTTTGGGAAAATTGGCAGCCTATATCATCAATGATGATATAAAAAAGAAGCAGTATGACTTGGAAGATGTAGAGGAGTGGGTTTCGAAAAAATTTACTCTTGTCGAGCCCAGTGTCAAAAAAACAAAGAAATAA
- the rpsP gene encoding 30S ribosomal protein S16 — protein MVKLRLQRTGTKADPHYRIVAADIRAPRDGKFIEAIGHFHPSTSSVKKATFNEEKTLSWLKKGAQPTDTVLALLKKDDVWSKFKG, from the coding sequence TTGGTTAAATTAAGATTACAAAGAACGGGAACAAAAGCAGACCCGCACTATCGCATCGTAGCAGCTGATATCCGTGCTCCGCGTGACGGAAAGTTCATTGAAGCGATTGGGCATTTTCACCCATCCACTTCCTCTGTTAAAAAAGCAACTTTCAATGAAGAAAAAACTCTTTCTTGGCTTAAAAAAGGTGCTCAACCTACTGATACAGTTCTTGCTCTTTTGAAAAAAGACGACGTTTGGTCAAAGTTCAAAGGTTAA
- the rplS gene encoding 50S ribosomal protein L19, with product MNQILETALADEAKNELNFEIGDTVKVHYKIVESGKERVQVYEGIVISIANKSQSKTFTVRRVSYDIGVERIFPLHSPRIAKIELVRKGSVRRAKLFYLRDKKGKAGRIKERKGGQAIVAKDKKRQDEASKAALAQAKAAEAPSA from the coding sequence ATGAATCAGATTCTAGAAACAGCACTCGCAGACGAAGCAAAGAACGAACTTAATTTCGAAATTGGTGATACTGTAAAAGTTCACTACAAAATCGTTGAATCTGGAAAGGAACGTGTTCAGGTTTACGAAGGTATTGTGATCTCCATTGCAAACAAATCACAAAGTAAAACCTTTACTGTAAGACGAGTTTCTTATGATATCGGAGTGGAAAGAATTTTCCCACTTCATAGCCCAAGAATTGCAAAGATTGAACTCGTTCGTAAAGGATCTGTTCGTCGTGCAAAACTTTTCTATCTCCGTGATAAAAAAGGAAAGGCCGGACGTATCAAAGAAAGAAAAGGCGGACAAGCGATCGTTGCCAAAGACAAAAAGAGACAGGACGAGGCTTCTAAAGCCGCTCTTGCACAAGCAAAAGCAGCAGAAGCACCTAGCGCATAA
- a CDS encoding peptidoglycan DD-metalloendopeptidase family protein: MVTFSLLVLSGSGLLANPFQKIHSEINESLPGGESGMFRLFGSQSQETEVHKLFSAGVNVSSDEEEMELASLDLPKYIDVSPVVSNTVVHESGIIVKKYSVQKKDNLSKIARSFSIELSKLKKHNGLTSDQLKIGQVLEVPVQVKNASSSRVVLKKIFIMPVPQSRVTSRFGRRVDPFNKYNRVYHTGLDLAAKVGAPVLSAADGEVVFTGRNGGYGNSVTIQHKNGYKTVYAHCSQILVEVGETVKMGRVVALVGRTGTATGAHLHFEVFRNGKIMNPESALSITEKQVTRLPKSEVAGM; this comes from the coding sequence TTGGTAACATTTTCTCTTTTGGTTCTTTCTGGTTCCGGGCTTTTAGCTAACCCTTTCCAAAAAATCCATTCTGAAATCAATGAGTCTCTCCCCGGCGGAGAATCTGGGATGTTTCGTCTTTTTGGCTCCCAATCACAAGAAACAGAAGTTCATAAACTCTTTTCTGCTGGTGTCAACGTTTCCTCTGATGAAGAAGAAATGGAACTTGCCTCTCTTGATTTACCCAAATACATTGACGTGTCTCCGGTTGTGAGTAACACAGTGGTCCACGAATCTGGGATCATTGTAAAAAAATATTCAGTACAAAAAAAAGACAACCTATCAAAGATTGCTCGTTCCTTTTCCATTGAATTATCCAAATTAAAGAAACACAATGGGCTTACAAGTGACCAGTTGAAAATTGGCCAAGTTTTGGAAGTTCCTGTCCAAGTGAAAAATGCTTCTTCTTCTCGTGTGGTTCTCAAAAAAATCTTCATTATGCCTGTACCGCAAAGTCGAGTGACGTCCCGGTTTGGACGACGTGTGGATCCATTTAATAAATACAATCGAGTGTATCATACGGGCCTTGACCTTGCAGCCAAAGTAGGAGCTCCCGTTTTATCTGCAGCCGATGGGGAAGTGGTTTTTACTGGTCGCAACGGTGGGTATGGAAATTCGGTTACCATCCAACATAAAAATGGGTATAAAACGGTTTACGCCCATTGTTCACAGATTTTAGTTGAGGTTGGGGAAACGGTGAAGATGGGTCGTGTTGTTGCCCTTGTCGGAAGGACGGGAACTGCAACAGGAGCACATTTGCATTTTGAAGTGTTTCGAAACGGGAAAATTATGAATCCTGAATCAGCTCTAAGCATCACGGAAAAACAAGTCACAAGGCTCCCTAAATCTGAAGTAGCCGGAATGTAA
- a CDS encoding HD-GYP domain-containing protein, with amino-acid sequence MRKISIRDLEPGSKFTKSIYLDKDTVFVGADQPITQQDLDRLVQFGISFVLTDGEKVMAEAGEKATAGGGPGYFDTNLPFYQDDENSTRFKYLLEKTNTTKVEFNAVFKDCFDLVQKTYKSASEGRYTEIREFREIAERIADHTKANAQIPILLLSHSHSGYYLYTHICYATFFSVMLGNFLEFSRPKLIDLALASLFADIGMVTVPEEVSEKKGNLSELDLKTIKRHPVTGYQILTQRLKLKNSLAIVALQHHEAVDGSGYPQKILANQIEELTKVFMIADQFAAMIHPRPYRQAILPYEAMKIMISENVNRFDLKMVRLFLNKLSMFPVGSGVVLSDLRMGMVIESNKDKPLRPVIRVTKDAEGKRLKHLEFVDLMKDLNLYIQKAIPFSQIY; translated from the coding sequence ATGCGGAAAATCTCCATTCGAGACTTAGAACCTGGCTCGAAGTTTACTAAGTCAATTTATTTAGATAAAGACACAGTTTTTGTTGGTGCAGACCAACCCATTACACAACAAGACTTAGACCGCTTGGTTCAATTTGGCATCAGCTTTGTCCTAACGGATGGAGAAAAGGTAATGGCGGAAGCAGGTGAAAAAGCTACTGCAGGAGGAGGTCCTGGGTATTTTGATACCAACCTTCCTTTTTACCAAGATGATGAAAATTCTACACGTTTTAAGTATCTATTAGAAAAAACCAATACCACAAAGGTTGAGTTCAACGCTGTTTTTAAAGACTGTTTTGATTTGGTGCAAAAAACTTATAAATCAGCTTCGGAAGGTCGTTATACGGAGATTCGAGAGTTTCGTGAGATCGCCGAGCGCATTGCAGACCATACAAAAGCCAACGCTCAAATTCCCATTTTACTTTTGTCCCATTCTCATTCAGGGTATTATTTATATACTCACATCTGTTATGCGACGTTTTTCTCAGTGATGCTCGGAAACTTTTTAGAATTTTCCAGACCCAAACTTATTGATTTGGCCTTAGCTTCTCTTTTTGCCGACATCGGAATGGTCACAGTTCCAGAAGAAGTTTCCGAAAAAAAAGGAAATCTCTCTGAATTAGATTTAAAAACCATCAAACGACATCCGGTCACTGGTTACCAAATCCTTACCCAAAGATTAAAATTAAAAAACTCTCTTGCGATTGTTGCATTACAACACCATGAGGCTGTGGATGGATCTGGATATCCTCAGAAAATACTCGCAAACCAAATCGAGGAACTCACAAAAGTGTTTATGATTGCTGACCAATTTGCTGCCATGATCCACCCACGACCATACAGACAAGCGATCCTTCCTTACGAAGCAATGAAGATTATGATCAGCGAAAACGTGAACCGTTTTGATTTAAAAATGGTAAGATTGTTTTTAAATAAACTTTCTATGTTTCCTGTGGGGTCAGGCGTAGTCCTTTCTGACCTAAGAATGGGTATGGTCATTGAATCCAATAAAGATAAACCTCTTCGCCCCGTCATTCGAGTCACAAAAGATGCAGAAGGCAAACGCCTTAAACATTTAGAATTTGTGGACCTAATGAAAGACCTCAATCTCTACATACAAAAAGCCATTCCGTTTTCGCAAATTTACTGA
- a CDS encoding PASTA domain-containing protein — protein sequence MKEKFLKILPYSGYVLFVGLGLLVFFVAAFMVVVVRTKEEQKVMMPYVIGKNYIEVHNELQRLQLKVRLETQRIPEKTDGIILAQSIDPGKEVEAGSKLYLTVNIGFDRVTIPDVKGQDLKRAKAILEKVLSGEVYVPLQIGGITYVPAVGDEPADTIVDQIPGPGKETHSGEKIYLLVTEPNTEKKSNQSVNDPLDSTKFVGTPVPFVVDFLQRKKIPYRLKETTKPEFRDSHGLTSSFELKQTGAEVGAFFLKPSESLVQDYEFLEYEVDDDDLYSAKISYTKPGEDTEIEKEILTNQKLKEDEPVRFLIHRAGNVKVTLIGKETGVAKVWKLKGTY from the coding sequence GTGAAAGAAAAGTTTCTAAAAATCCTACCTTACAGTGGTTATGTTCTATTTGTTGGTTTAGGGCTCCTAGTTTTTTTTGTGGCTGCTTTTATGGTCGTTGTTGTACGAACCAAGGAAGAACAAAAGGTGATGATGCCTTATGTGATTGGTAAAAACTACATTGAGGTCCATAACGAATTACAAAGACTCCAACTCAAAGTCCGATTGGAAACCCAAAGAATTCCAGAAAAAACCGATGGGATCATCCTTGCCCAATCCATTGATCCCGGTAAGGAAGTGGAAGCCGGATCCAAACTCTATCTCACTGTGAATATTGGATTTGATCGAGTTACGATTCCTGATGTCAAAGGCCAGGATCTGAAAAGAGCCAAAGCCATTTTAGAAAAAGTACTTTCTGGTGAAGTGTATGTACCTCTACAAATTGGTGGGATCACTTATGTGCCAGCTGTGGGTGATGAACCTGCCGACACCATCGTTGATCAAATTCCAGGGCCAGGCAAAGAAACACATTCCGGTGAAAAAATCTATTTACTTGTAACTGAACCAAATACTGAAAAAAAATCCAACCAGTCGGTAAATGATCCATTGGATTCCACAAAGTTTGTGGGAACTCCTGTTCCCTTTGTTGTCGATTTTTTACAAAGAAAAAAGATCCCATACCGTTTGAAAGAAACCACCAAACCAGAGTTTCGTGACTCACATGGTCTTACTTCTTCGTTTGAATTAAAACAGACCGGTGCAGAAGTAGGTGCTTTCTTTTTAAAACCTTCCGAATCTCTCGTTCAGGATTACGAGTTTTTGGAATACGAAGTAGACGATGATGATCTTTACTCGGCAAAAATCAGTTATACAAAACCTGGGGAAGATACAGAAATCGAAAAAGAAATTCTAACCAACCAAAAACTAAAAGAAGATGAACCGGTTCGTTTTCTCATCCATAGAGCTGGCAATGTAAAAGTCACTTTAATCGGAAAAGAAACCGGTGTTGCCAAGGTTTGGAAATTAAAGGGAACTTATTAA
- a CDS encoding EscU/YscU/HrcU family type III secretion system export apparatus switch protein, translated as MKQKMAALAYDPVRHKAPKLVAKAEGRLAENLIRIARKSGVLIIQDEVMIQTLDHLPNGKEIPRDLYEAVAAVFRILVLERQKKNN; from the coding sequence ATGAAACAAAAAATGGCAGCCCTTGCTTATGATCCGGTTCGCCATAAGGCACCGAAACTCGTTGCAAAGGCAGAAGGACGACTTGCTGAGAATTTGATTCGTATCGCACGTAAGTCAGGTGTTCTTATCATTCAAGATGAAGTGATGATTCAAACCTTAGATCACCTCCCCAATGGGAAAGAAATTCCAAGGGATTTATATGAAGCAGTGGCAGCAGTGTTTCGAATTCTTGTTTTGGAGAGACAAAAGAAAAACAATTGA
- a CDS encoding YraN family protein, with translation MSKKTELGRLGEGLAVVFLESLGHTVIFQNYRKSIGELDIISIQNHSLHCSEVKTWDERSGFHPLECFHETKRKRMRKVYYYLLKEIPAFYHLTPSFNLIHITEKKEVRFYSSIF, from the coding sequence ATGTCCAAAAAAACCGAGCTGGGACGACTGGGAGAAGGTTTGGCCGTTGTTTTTTTGGAATCTTTAGGGCATACCGTAATCTTTCAGAATTACAGAAAGTCTATTGGCGAATTAGACATAATTAGCATCCAGAACCATTCTCTTCACTGTTCAGAAGTCAAAACTTGGGACGAACGCAGTGGTTTTCATCCTTTGGAATGTTTTCATGAGACAAAACGCAAGCGAATGCGGAAGGTATATTACTATTTACTGAAAGAGATTCCTGCTTTTTATCACCTAACACCTTCGTTTAATTTGATCCATATAACTGAAAAAAAGGAAGTGCGTTTTTATTCTTCAATCTTTTAA
- the trmD gene encoding tRNA (guanosine(37)-N1)-methyltransferase TrmD — protein MKFNFITLFPEKITSYFDTGIPGKAVKQGVVEINTVHLRDFADNKHQKVDDTIYGGGPGMLLQVGPIYRALESLGENKGKVILLSPSGELFNQTLAREIYESSETLTFISGYYEGVDHRVTEHLIDREVAIGNYVISSGDLAALVVADCISRFVPGFLGKEESLLEESHNETEELEYPQYTKPYDFMGWTVPDVLLGGHHEEIRKWRQKNRKTRNHS, from the coding sequence TTGAAGTTTAATTTCATCACTCTTTTCCCAGAAAAAATTACTTCCTATTTTGATACCGGAATCCCTGGAAAAGCGGTAAAACAAGGGGTGGTGGAAATCAACACTGTCCATCTCAGGGACTTTGCCGACAACAAACACCAAAAGGTAGACGATACCATTTATGGGGGTGGGCCGGGCATGCTTTTGCAAGTGGGCCCGATTTACCGTGCCCTTGAATCTCTTGGTGAAAACAAAGGGAAGGTCATCCTTCTCAGCCCCTCGGGGGAACTTTTCAACCAAACGCTGGCTCGTGAGATTTATGAGTCCTCTGAGACTCTAACCTTCATCTCAGGCTACTACGAAGGGGTCGACCATCGTGTCACGGAGCATTTAATTGACAGGGAAGTGGCCATTGGAAACTATGTTATTTCATCGGGGGATTTAGCTGCTCTCGTTGTTGCCGATTGCATATCTCGGTTTGTTCCGGGATTTTTGGGAAAAGAAGAAAGCCTTCTAGAAGAATCGCACAACGAAACGGAAGAATTAGAATACCCCCAATATACAAAACCCTATGATTTTATGGGTTGGACTGTTCCAGATGTGCTCCTTGGTGGACATCATGAAGAGATCCGGAAATGGCGGCAAAAAAACCGCAAAACAAGAAATCATTCTTAG